A genomic window from Anthocerotibacter panamensis C109 includes:
- a CDS encoding aminoglycoside phosphotransferase family protein produces the protein MLGTPSAEIEIDALLVSQLLAAQHPDLQNLSIQFMDAGWDNAMFRLGSHLAVRLPRRAVAARLLENEQHWLPQLAKQFSIAVPVPYRIGLPDSLYPWHWSVIPWLPGQTADEIQLNVEHAQQFGWFLKRLHVAAPSDAPKNPFRGVPLIQRVSMLHERMQRVKAQTALITPTLRVLWQQAVDAPIDGEPTWIHGDLHPRNILVDKSGVTGVIDWGDLTAGDRATDLAALWYLFPEQHVRQQALDAYGEVSEATLTRAKGWAILFGVILLSSGLVDHAQHATIGQKILQCIAQA, from the coding sequence ATGTTGGGAACTCCGTCGGCTGAAATTGAAATTGATGCTTTATTAGTGTCACAGCTACTTGCTGCCCAGCACCCAGATCTGCAAAATCTGTCGATTCAGTTTATGGATGCGGGTTGGGATAACGCGATGTTTCGTTTAGGCAGTCACCTAGCAGTGCGGCTCCCTAGAAGAGCGGTTGCAGCAAGACTACTAGAAAATGAACAGCACTGGCTTCCACAACTGGCAAAGCAATTTTCGATCGCAGTTCCAGTGCCTTACAGAATTGGTCTCCCAGACTCGCTGTACCCTTGGCATTGGAGCGTCATACCTTGGCTCCCAGGACAGACCGCAGACGAAATTCAACTCAATGTGGAGCACGCTCAACAGTTTGGGTGGTTTTTGAAGAGGTTACACGTTGCCGCACCAAGCGACGCACCGAAAAATCCATTTCGCGGCGTTCCCTTGATTCAGCGAGTGTCCATGTTGCATGAGCGGATGCAACGCGTAAAAGCGCAAACAGCACTCATTACCCCAACCTTACGAGTACTTTGGCAACAAGCAGTCGATGCACCGATTGATGGAGAACCGACATGGATACATGGCGACCTACATCCGCGTAATATTCTGGTAGATAAGAGCGGCGTTACCGGGGTAATTGATTGGGGAGATTTAACTGCGGGGGATCGAGCAACTGATCTCGCCGCTTTGTGGTATCTATTCCCTGAGCAGCATGTAAGACAACAAGCGCTGGATGCTTATGGAGAAGTATCCGAGGCGACCCTAACCCGTGCCAAAGGTTGGGCAATTTTGTTTGGTGTTATTCTGCTCAGTTCGGGATTAGTGGATCATGCACAACACGCAACGATCGGGCAAAAGATTTTACAATGTATTGCCCAAGCATGA
- a CDS encoding SDH family Clp fold serine proteinase, with product MPTRDHIQAEIHRLKGAGQDDIRHKYLGKLNKRTGRDTVIYFSSYGIQRPFPVPATALSVSQDDIQGFMASLHKLKGDSLDLILHSPGGSLEAADQIVQYLRAKYRNIRAIVPQNAMSAATMIACACDEIVLGKHSAIGPIDPQMLFGQLAIPAHTILSDFEKARADITNAPQLGQLWAPRLATLPPGFLNLCEQTIRLAKEKVELWLGKYMFDGQDQDKARSIAEWLGNFEEHRTHGRPIGFDLALEKGLKVTRLEDNQDLQEAVLSVFHATMVTFQSTSCLKIIENHHGKGHYLVANVVVQSVAPGNVQQAQQGAQADGLASGEPAA from the coding sequence ATGCCAACTCGTGATCACATCCAAGCCGAAATCCACCGACTTAAAGGTGCCGGACAAGACGACATTCGGCACAAGTATCTCGGCAAACTAAATAAGCGCACGGGCCGCGATACAGTTATCTACTTCAGCTCATACGGGATACAACGTCCGTTTCCCGTTCCCGCGACCGCACTATCGGTTTCACAAGACGACATCCAAGGGTTCATGGCGAGCTTGCATAAGCTCAAGGGAGATAGCCTTGATTTGATCCTCCACAGCCCTGGTGGATCGCTGGAGGCAGCAGATCAAATCGTTCAATACCTTCGCGCCAAATACAGAAACATTCGGGCAATCGTGCCGCAAAATGCAATGTCTGCGGCAACTATGATTGCGTGTGCGTGCGATGAAATCGTGTTGGGTAAGCACTCGGCGATTGGCCCAATTGACCCCCAAATGCTTTTTGGGCAATTAGCCATACCCGCACATACAATTCTTTCCGACTTTGAAAAAGCGCGAGCCGATATCACGAACGCGCCACAGCTCGGGCAGCTATGGGCACCGCGGTTGGCCACCCTTCCGCCTGGCTTTCTCAATTTGTGCGAGCAGACAATCCGCCTCGCCAAAGAAAAGGTTGAACTTTGGCTCGGAAAGTACATGTTCGATGGCCAAGATCAAGACAAAGCCCGCAGTATCGCCGAGTGGTTGGGAAACTTTGAGGAGCACCGGACACACGGGCGACCAATTGGGTTTGATCTGGCGCTGGAAAAGGGACTAAAGGTCACTCGCTTGGAGGACAACCAAGACCTTCAAGAGGCAGTGCTGTCTGTCTTCCACGCCACGATGGTCACATTTCAGTCAACCAGCTGCCTAAAGATCATCGAGAACCATCACGGCAAGGGCCACTACTTGGTTGCCAATGTCGTTGTGCAGTCAGTAGCCCCCGGTAATGTGCAGCAGGCCCAACAAGGCGCTCAAGCCGACGGGCTCGCCAGCGGCGAGCCCGCGGCTTAG
- a CDS encoding Uma2 family endonuclease, translated as MILSTPTIQYPTGDGQPVAESYVHFWAIATIAQVLTQYLATQPTPEPKPRYREQPGTVLANQFLYYAQGYPRLRIAPDVMVLFDVAAGGRDNYKIWEEQQIPAVIFEVTSPKTQDQDQHSKRDLYEQMGVMEYWLFDPKGEWIPEQLRGYRLVGEEYVLNPEPISHQLGLRLEVAGALLNFYRLSDGEKLQTLPEMAQQAAFERQRAAFEQQRAELAEQQTELERHRAEQAEQEKALEQQRAERLAQRLRALGVDPEEL; from the coding sequence ATGATTTTATCTACACCCACGATTCAGTATCCAACGGGAGACGGACAGCCCGTGGCCGAAAGCTATGTTCATTTCTGGGCCATTGCTACTATTGCTCAAGTACTCACCCAATATCTAGCAACTCAACCGACCCCGGAACCTAAACCCCGCTACCGCGAACAACCCGGCACCGTGCTTGCCAATCAATTCCTGTACTATGCCCAGGGCTATCCCCGGCTGCGGATAGCTCCCGATGTGATGGTGCTTTTTGATGTTGCGGCGGGAGGCAGGGATAACTACAAAATCTGGGAAGAGCAGCAGATTCCGGCGGTGATTTTTGAAGTGACCTCCCCTAAGACCCAAGACCAAGACCAGCATTCTAAGCGAGATTTATATGAGCAGATGGGGGTGATGGAGTATTGGCTCTTTGACCCGAAGGGTGAATGGATACCAGAGCAGTTGCGGGGCTATCGGTTAGTTGGCGAGGAATACGTCTTGAACCCAGAACCGATCAGCCATCAACTGGGATTACGGCTGGAAGTGGCAGGAGCATTATTGAACTTTTATCGCTTGAGCGATGGCGAGAAACTACAGACTTTACCAGAAATGGCCCAGCAAGCAGCATTTGAGCGGCAACGGGCGGCATTTGAGCAGCAACGAGCGGAACTAGCCGAGCAGCAGACAGAATTAGAACGGCATCGGGCTGAGCAAGCAGAACAGGAAAAAGCTCTGGAGCAGCAACGGGCCGAACGCCTAGCCCAACGTCTGCGGGCATTGGGTGTAGACCCTGAAGAGCTTTAG
- a CDS encoding IS30 family transposase has protein sequence MEKRKTLTSDNGKEFSGHEKLAATLKISWYFARLYHSWERGLNEHTNGLIYQFFPKSTNFKTVKPEKLQKVVNLINHRPRKCLDYRTPHEVFFEQSSAVALQI, from the coding sequence GTGGAAAAACGAAAAACGCTGACCTCTGATAATGGAAAAGAGTTTAGTGGTCATGAGAAACTAGCCGCTACGCTTAAAATATCTTGGTACTTTGCGCGACTCTATCATTCGTGGGAGCGAGGATTAAATGAGCATACGAATGGATTAATCTACCAATTCTTTCCCAAGAGCACAAACTTTAAAACTGTCAAACCCGAAAAGCTCCAGAAAGTCGTGAACTTAATTAACCATCGACCTCGTAAATGTCTTGACTACAGAACCCCTCATGAAGTATTCTTTGAACAGTCAAGTGCCGTTGCACTTCAAATTTGA